In one Zobellia galactanivorans genomic region, the following are encoded:
- a CDS encoding cell envelope integrity protein TolA: MNAYQNILHKLNAFVRKYYTKMLVKGILLFIALGLLFFFVVLGIEYMLWLNSTGRLLLLLGCISVELLLLFKYILTPLFYLFRLKRGMDKKEASVLIGKHFPEVGDKLYNLIELGEDKDRSELLLASIEQRSQQMGVVPFTKAVDFRENLKYLKYLGIPLLVILIMWLTGNLRPFFGSADRVVNYNMAYEPPAPFSFHLLSNDLSVLDTESLTIEVMTKGEVRPEMVYIEIDGKQSVLQEFGGRYQYTFDAPVGDMSFAFTANGVRSREYTLKVLRTPTVQDFEVNLQYPSYLNMPPETLKSTGNATFPEGTRVTWKVIGKNTESIRLLTKDTVQDFTMSKQFFKLSKSIYRDLAYEITTSNSNVSDYERLGYKFKVIRDAYPTIKVQQIRDSLNPNVAYYVGEASDDYRLSKVRLVCYSTSQPEDRQSIAISMPETNFDQFYYTFPSGLDLKSGVDYSFYFEATDNDAIHKGKSSKSQVFSLALLDEAQLKNKELESQQAIINNLDKSLNKFKEQKTELKELNENQKEKNQLNFNDKNQIKDFLRKQQLQENQMQKFSKQLKENLNKGDKDDKLNQLLQERLERQEMEAKKNEKLLEELNKVADKIDKQSLAKKLEELGKKQQNSERNLEQLLELTKRYYVTEKADQLGRELEKLAEEQEKEAQKKAEAKSLEEQEKLNQKFSELGKELEELEKDNQDLKKPMSIEMDQQKKEAVEKDQEEAKDALEKLEKERQSGEPKESGEKATKKQKSAAQKMKEMSEALSKAAAGGGGSSITEDAEMLRQILDNLVTFSFKQERLYENLEEVDANTSQFSNSIRKQQELRDLFEHVDDSLFALSLRRAELSEFVNEQITEVYYNIDKTLESVAENQIYQGVSYQKYVLTASNSLADFLARILDNMQESMMSGKGQGEGEEFQLPDIIKGQQELKEKMEGMGKEGQGKPSEGQGQGQKGKGQGQQGEGKEGEGQKKGKGQGGDQGDPKGKGQGKNGEGENGGKSGANGGQGSGNSNQVSEEELKEIYEIYKTQQMLREKLEQQLKDMMNSGDRKLGQKLVKQMEDFENDLLENGVTQRSLSKINNIQYEMLKLENATLKQGKKSERESNTNTNQFKNPITSKPSVLENYRDEIEILNRQALPLRHNFQNKVKEYFKSND; the protein is encoded by the coding sequence ATGAACGCTTATCAGAACATACTTCACAAGCTCAACGCTTTCGTTAGAAAGTACTATACCAAGATGCTGGTTAAAGGCATTTTGCTGTTTATTGCCTTGGGCTTGCTTTTCTTTTTTGTGGTTTTGGGCATCGAGTACATGCTTTGGCTCAATTCTACGGGACGTTTGCTGCTTTTGTTGGGGTGTATATCCGTGGAACTGTTATTGTTGTTTAAATACATTTTAACGCCTTTGTTCTATCTTTTTAGGTTAAAGCGGGGAATGGACAAGAAGGAAGCCTCCGTATTGATCGGAAAGCATTTTCCCGAGGTAGGAGATAAGTTGTATAACCTAATAGAGTTGGGCGAGGACAAGGATCGTTCCGAGTTGCTTTTGGCCAGTATAGAACAGCGAAGCCAGCAGATGGGGGTCGTGCCCTTTACCAAGGCGGTGGATTTTCGCGAAAACCTGAAGTACCTCAAATACTTGGGTATACCGTTACTTGTGATTTTGATAATGTGGCTTACCGGCAACCTTAGGCCTTTTTTCGGATCTGCGGATCGGGTCGTAAATTATAACATGGCCTATGAACCCCCAGCACCTTTTAGCTTTCACCTTTTATCCAATGACCTGAGTGTACTCGACACCGAGTCCTTGACCATTGAAGTGATGACCAAGGGGGAAGTGCGTCCTGAGATGGTTTATATTGAAATCGATGGAAAGCAATCGGTTTTACAAGAATTTGGAGGCCGTTACCAGTATACCTTTGATGCGCCGGTAGGTGATATGAGTTTCGCTTTTACGGCAAATGGTGTGCGTTCTAGGGAATATACCCTAAAGGTATTGAGAACACCGACCGTACAGGACTTTGAGGTAAATTTGCAGTACCCGAGTTATTTGAACATGCCTCCCGAAACCCTAAAAAGTACGGGCAACGCTACCTTTCCGGAAGGTACAAGGGTAACGTGGAAGGTCATCGGAAAAAACACCGAATCGATACGGTTGTTGACCAAAGACACCGTTCAGGATTTTACGATGTCGAAGCAATTCTTCAAACTATCTAAAAGTATATATCGCGATCTGGCCTATGAGATTACCACATCGAACAGTAATGTGAGTGATTATGAGAGATTGGGATATAAGTTCAAGGTAATTCGAGATGCCTATCCGACAATTAAAGTACAGCAGATACGTGATAGCTTGAATCCCAATGTGGCCTATTATGTGGGTGAGGCTTCCGATGACTATAGGTTGAGTAAGGTGAGACTCGTGTGCTATTCGACTTCCCAGCCTGAAGACCGACAAAGTATCGCCATATCTATGCCTGAGACCAATTTTGATCAGTTTTACTATACCTTCCCCTCGGGATTGGATTTGAAATCTGGGGTAGACTATAGCTTTTATTTTGAGGCCACCGATAATGACGCGATCCATAAAGGAAAGAGTAGTAAGAGTCAAGTCTTTTCTTTGGCTTTGTTGGATGAAGCCCAGCTTAAAAATAAGGAGTTGGAATCGCAGCAGGCCATTATTAATAATTTGGATAAATCGCTGAACAAGTTCAAGGAGCAAAAGACCGAGTTAAAGGAATTGAACGAGAACCAGAAGGAAAAAAATCAACTGAATTTTAATGATAAGAATCAAATCAAGGACTTCCTTAGGAAACAACAGCTGCAAGAGAACCAGATGCAAAAGTTTTCGAAGCAGTTAAAGGAAAATCTGAACAAGGGGGACAAGGACGATAAGTTGAACCAGTTGTTGCAAGAGCGATTGGAACGACAGGAGATGGAGGCCAAAAAGAATGAAAAATTACTGGAGGAATTGAATAAGGTGGCTGACAAAATTGATAAGCAATCACTGGCGAAGAAGCTCGAAGAACTAGGTAAAAAACAACAGAACAGCGAGCGAAACCTTGAGCAATTATTGGAATTGACCAAACGGTATTATGTTACGGAAAAGGCGGACCAGTTAGGGAGGGAGTTGGAAAAATTGGCCGAAGAACAAGAAAAAGAAGCACAAAAAAAGGCAGAAGCCAAATCGCTTGAAGAGCAGGAAAAGTTGAACCAGAAGTTTAGCGAGTTGGGTAAAGAACTTGAAGAGTTGGAAAAGGACAATCAAGATCTTAAAAAACCAATGAGTATAGAAATGGATCAACAGAAGAAGGAAGCTGTTGAAAAGGATCAGGAAGAAGCTAAGGATGCCCTTGAAAAGTTAGAGAAAGAGAGGCAATCCGGAGAACCGAAAGAGTCTGGGGAAAAGGCCACAAAGAAGCAAAAATCGGCAGCCCAAAAGATGAAGGAAATGAGTGAAGCCTTATCTAAGGCGGCCGCTGGAGGTGGGGGGTCTTCCATTACCGAAGATGCTGAAATGCTCCGACAAATTTTAGATAACCTAGTTACCTTTAGTTTTAAGCAAGAGCGCTTGTATGAAAATTTGGAGGAAGTCGATGCCAACACCTCACAGTTTTCGAATAGCATACGTAAGCAACAAGAATTACGAGATCTTTTCGAACATGTTGACGATAGCTTATTTGCCTTGTCGTTACGTCGTGCCGAACTTTCTGAATTTGTAAATGAGCAAATCACCGAGGTGTATTACAATATCGACAAGACTTTGGAAAGCGTGGCCGAGAATCAAATATACCAAGGTGTATCTTATCAAAAATATGTACTTACGGCATCGAATAGCTTAGCTGATTTTCTAGCTCGGATATTGGACAATATGCAAGAAAGTATGATGTCCGGTAAAGGGCAGGGTGAAGGAGAGGAATTTCAACTTCCAGATATTATCAAGGGCCAGCAGGAGCTTAAGGAGAAAATGGAAGGCATGGGAAAGGAAGGCCAAGGAAAACCGAGCGAAGGCCAAGGTCAAGGACAAAAGGGGAAGGGCCAAGGCCAACAGGGCGAGGGTAAAGAAGGAGAAGGCCAGAAGAAGGGTAAAGGTCAAGGTGGTGACCAAGGAGACCCTAAGGGAAAGGGACAAGGAAAGAATGGAGAAGGAGAGAACGGTGGGAAGTCCGGAGCCAATGGTGGACAGGGGAGCGGGAACTCTAACCAAGTTTCGGAAGAAGAACTTAAAGAGATTTACGAAATTTATAAAACACAGCAAATGTTGCGGGAGAAGTTGGAGCAGCAGTTGAAGGATATGATGAATTCCGGCGACAGGAAGTTGGGCCAGAAGCTGGTGAAGCAAATGGAAGATTTTGAAAATGACCTGTTGGAAAACGGGGTGACCCAGCGAAGTCTTTCGAAAATAAATAACATTCAGTACGAAATGTTGAAATTGGAGAATGCTACCTTGAAGCAAGGGAAGAAGTCCGAAAGGGAGAGCAACACCAATACCAATCAGTTTAAAAATCCTATCACCTCCAAGCCTTCAGTATTAGAGAATTATCGGGATGAAATTGAGA